In the Acidobacteriota bacterium genome, CGAAACCTGGTGACGCAAAAGAAGAAAGGTTCAACGTCGGCCTAGTGCAGATGTCCTCAGGTCCTGACCCTGAGGCGAACGTCGCCAAGGCCGTCGCACGCGTGAAGGATGCCGCTCGCCAGGGCGCGCACATCGTCTGCCTGCCCGAGCTCTTCCGCACGCAGTACTTCTGCCAGCGCGAGGACGCCGCTCTCTTCGACCTCGCCGAGCCTGTCCCTGGCCCCACCACCCAGGCGCTGGCGCAGGCGGCGAAAGATAACAAGGTGGTGGTGATCGCATCGGTCTTCGAGAAGCGCGCGCGCGGCATTTACCACAACACCGCCGCCGTCATCGACGCCGACGGCTCGATCAAGGGGATCTATCGCAAGATGCATATCCCCGACGATCCGCTCTACTACGAAAAGTTCTACTTCACGCCCGGCGATCTGGGCTTCAAGGCCTTCGACACTGCCGCCGGCCGCATCGGGACGCTCGTCTGCTGGGACCAGTGGTATCCCGAGGGTGCGCGCCTGACTGCGCTCCAAGGCGCGCATGTCATCTTCTATCCCACCGCCATCGGATGGCATCCGGCAGAGAAGGCGCAGTTCGGCAAGGCGCAACACGATGCATGGCGGACGATCCAGCGCGCGCACGCCATCGCCAACGGAGTCTATGTGGCGGTGGTAAACCGCGTCGGCTTCGAGACCGGAGACATCCGCGGCAACCGCGCCGAAGGCAAGGGCCTGGAATTCTGGGGAGGCTCGTTCCTGTGCGACCCGTTCGGGACCGTGCTTGCCGAAGCCAGCCACGATAGAGAAGAGATCCTCATCGCCGAGGTCGACCTCGCGCGTCTCGAAGACGTCCGCCGCAACTGGCCTTTCCTGCGCGACCGCCGCATCGATTCCTATTCCTCCATCACGCAGCGGTTCATCGACTGATGGCTTCCGCCAATACCTTGCGCATGCCGGCGGAGTGGGAGCCGCACGCCGCCACCTGGATCGCGTGGCCGCACAAAGAGAGCGACTGGCCGGGCAAACTCGCGTGCATTCCCTGGATCTACGCGGAGATCGTCCGCTGGATCGCTAAGGGCGAGCGCTGCGAGATCCTGGTGCGCGACGTGAAACAGGAGCGCACCGCCCGCGATGTCCTCATCCGCAGCAACGTACCGCTCAGTAACGTGCGCTTCCATCGTTGCCCCACCGACCGCGTCTGGACACGCGATTCCGGACCGATCTTCGTTATGCGCGAATACGCCAAGCGAGAAAACGCCAAGCGTGGCGGCGAGCTCGTCGCGACCCATTGGAAGTTCAATGCCTGGGCCAAGTATCCCGACTGGAAAAAAGATCAGCACCTCCCCGAGTTCGTGGCGAACCGGCTCGGCGCACCGCGGCTGCTCGTCGAGCACGAGGCGCGTCACGTCGTGCTCGAGGGAGGCTCCATCGACGTGAACGGTCGCGGCACACTGCTCACCACGGAAGAATGCCTGCTCAGCCGCAAGCAAGCGCGCAACCCGCGGCTCTCACGGCGCGACCTGGAGTGGGTGTTTGCGACCTACCTCGGTGCAACCAACGTGATCTGGCTCAAGCGCGGCATCGTCGGCGACGATACCCACGGACACGTCGACGACACCGCGCGCTTCGTCGCGCCGCGCACCGTTGTCGCCGCCGTCGAGTACAACAAGAAAGACGCGAACTACAGCGCCCTGCAGCAGAATCTGCGCGACCTGAAGCGGGCTACCGACCAGGACGGAAAGCGGCTTGAGGTGGTGGAGCTGCCCATGCCGCGGCCCATCGTGATGGAGGGCCAGCGGTTGCCGGCCAGCTACGCCAACTTTTACATCGCCAACGCCGCCGTGCTGGCGCCCATCTTCGGCGATCCCAACGACCGCATCGCGCTCGACTCGCTCACTCACCTCTTTCCCACCCGTGCGATCGTCCCTGTCTATTCGCGCGATTTCATATGGGGGCTGGGCGCGATGCACTGCATGACGCAGCAACAGCCCGCCTAACAAGAAAACCGCCCGGAACGTTCTCCCGGGCGGTTGGTGGTTACGGCCGTAGAATGGCCGGGGCAGTAACTCTGCATCGAGAGGCCGGCGGCGACTCAGCATGGAGAGCCACGCGCAACAAGACATCCTTTACATGGAAGAGGCGCTCCGCGAGGCGGCCAAGGCCCAGGCTGCGGGCGACGTTCCGGTAGGTGCCGTGGTAGTCCGCGCCGGAGAGATCGTCGGACGCGGCCATAACCGAAACCTGCTGGATAACGACCCGGTGGCGCACGCCGAGATCGTAGCGCTGCGTGCCGCTGGGGCGGCCATCGGCAATCATCGCCTGCTCGACTGCGAGCTCTACGTCACCATCGAACCGTGCGCGATGTGCGCCGGCGCCATGACGCACGCTCGTATCCGGCGGCTCATCTATGGAGCCGACGATCCCAAGGCGGGCGCCGTCCACTCCGTCATGAACGTGCTCAATGCGCCGGAGCTGAACCACAAGATGGAAGTCGCGTGGGGAGTGCTTAGCGGACGGTGCGCCGAGATCATGCAGACCTTCTTCCGCGAGCGGCGCAGGAAGGCTGACGCCGAGTCACTGAAGCAAGAATAAGGGTTTGCTAAAATAAGGCCAGGCGCCACGCTCGTGGCGCCCTTGATCTGTCGCGACCTGCTTCGAGCCGACCACTCTCGCTGCGGGCTTCCGGACGCGGAGAGGTGCGTGAGTGGTTGAAACGAGCCGCCTCGAAAGCGGCCATACCTGAAAGGGTATCGGGGGTTCGAATCCCTCCCTCTCCGCCATTATTCCCGCAATAAGGACCTTTTATTCGGATCCCGACGGGATAGCCGCCGAGCAGCGCTTGCCCGCGTCGCGCAGCGCTTCGAAGTCCGCCTCGCCCCGGATCTGCTCCAGCAACGGGTCCTTCTCTAGCGCCTCCGTGGCGCAGTAATTCTGCGCGACGGAGCTGCGCAGCAGCTGCGTCGCCAGTTCTTTCTGGCCGCAGTAGGCGAGCACCGTCGCCTGGTAATACTTCAGCTCGGGATCGCGCAGGCCCAGCAACACGGGAGCCGCGGCTTGCGCCAGCTGCTGCGCCTCGCCACCTTGCTTACCGTCCAGGCAAGCTCGCAGCATGTCCCCGAACCACACGGTGTTGCGGGCGACTTTGGTGGACGCCTCGCGCGCCTCATCGTTCTTCCCTTGCCGTAACAGCACGGTGGGCAGCACGTTCGTTACCCACTCCGAGCCAAAGTCGAGATGCAGATACTCCATCGCCCGATTCGCGTCACCTTGCTCAAGAAATGCGAACGCGCATGACCGGAAGACGTAGTTGCCCGGATCGAGGCCCATCGCTGCGTCACATTCCTTGGCGGCGGAATTCAGCAGCCCGGCGTAGCGCAGCACGTACGCGAGCGTGAAGTGCGCCTCCGCGCTTTTGGGACGCTGTTTCACCAGCTCCTGCGCCTTCTGGTAGGCCTTTGCCAGCTCGCCCTGCTCCACCCAATTGCGCGTGAGGTGCGCCGAGGCGGGAACCAGATTCGGGTCGAGCGACAACGCGCGTTCATGCGCGGCGTTCGACTTCTGGAAGGTCTCCCGTCCGCCGCCGGCGTACGAGGCGTCGTAATAGTAGCGGCGGCCGAGCGCATCCCACGCGGGCGCGTAGCTGGGGTCGAGTCCCACCGCGCGCTCCAGGTTCGAGATCGCTTCCTTGTTCGGCGCTGCGTCGTGTGGGATCGATACGCTGCGCAGGAACAAGTCATACGCATCCGCATTCCGCGGACGTGTCGCGCTCTCCACCGAGCTCACGCCCAGCGCCGGCAGCAGCTCGCGGCGCACCAGCGTGGCCAGCTTCTCCTGCAGCGGCGTCAGGTCTTTCGCCGGCGCAGTGACCTCGCCTTTCCACAGCAGGCGATTGCTCTCCACGTCGATCGCTTCCACGGTGACGCGCGTCTCGTCTCCCGAGCGCAGGAAATGTCCGGCAAGCACCGTCCCGACGCGCAGCTCCTTACCCGCTTGCTGCGGGTCTTTATCCGCATACCTTTCCGAGGACGCGACCGGACGCACCTCGAGCGACGGCGAGTAGGTCAGCGTGCTGGCGACTTCGTCGGCCAGTGCGAGCCGCAGAAAGTCTATGCTGGCGTCGTGCGTCGCATTCTGGAATGGCAGCACCGCCACCGTGTTCAGTCCCGCATGCACCGTGCCGCCGCCGCGGGTGCGCTTGTTCCATAGTGCGATGATCACCACCACCGCGAGCAACAGTGCCACCGCCATGGCTGCCTGCAGATAACGGCTGCGGCGGCTGCCGGAACGGAATGCCCCGGTCGAGCCTGCATTCAGCCGCGACGGAAGCTTGCCGCCGGTGGCCAGCAGTTCCAGCTCGCGCTGCACCACCTCAAGGTCCTGCCGCAGCTCATTGGCGGACTGATAGCGCTTGTTGCGGTCTTTCTCCAGCGCTTTGCCGATGATGGTTTCGAGATGCGGTGGCACGCGCGGATTGACCTGGCGCGGCGCCGGCGGCTTTTTGTGCAGGATAGCGTGCAGCGTGAGGACCACGTTCTTTCCGCGGAACGGACGCTGCCCGGTCGCCATCTCGTAGAGCACGATGCCGAAGGAAAACAAATCGCTGCGCGGATCGAGCTCGTCGCCCTTCACCTGCTCGGGCGACATGTAGAACGCCGTGCCCGGCATCTGGTCGGCGGTCGAAAGTGTCTCGTCGGCATGCGGCAGGCCCACCGCGGTGTCGTCATCGGGAGCCGCTGCCGCGGGTGGCGGCTCCATGACTTTGGCCAGGCCAAAGTCGAGCACCTTGGGGCCACGCGGCGTCAGGTAGATGTTCGCCGGCTTGATGTCGCGATGGATGATGCCCTGCTCGTGCGCAGCCTCGAGCGCATCCGCAACCTTTACCGCGATGTCGACGAGCTCGCGCGCGTCCATCTGCTTGCCCCCGATGTGTTTCGACAACGGCTCGCCCTCGAGGTACTCCATCACCAGGACAGGCTTGCCTTCGTCCTCTTCGATCTCGTAGATGCCACAGATGTTGGGATGGTTGAGGAGCGCGGCAGCGCGCGCTTCGCGCTCGAAGCGCTCGAGCGCCTTCGGATCCTTGTAGAGGTCTTCGGAAAGGAACTTCAACGCGACCATGCGCTTGAGGTTGACGTCTTCGGCTTTGTAGACGACGCCCATCCCGCCGCCGCCGAGCTTTTCGAGGATGCGGTAATGCGAGATGGTGCGGCCGACCAAAGCGAAGGCACCTCCGCGCGCCCGAAGGGAGAGGGCGATGGTAACGGTCGGTGTGGCCAGTTGCAAGCGCCCTAGACCACGAAATACTTGGCCTGCGGATGGTGGACAACGATCGCGCTCGTCGATTGCTCGGGCTCGAGCTGAAAGCCGGAGCTGAGGTGGACACCGATGTTCTCTTCCGGCTTGAGCAGCGCGAAGATCTTCGTCTGGTCCTCGAGGTTCGGACACGCGGGGTAGCCGAATGAATAGCGCGACCCGCGATACTTCTGATGGAACAGGTCGGTGACGCGCGCCGCGTCGTCCCCCGCGATACCGATCTCTTCCCTCATCTTCTTGTGCAGCAGTTCGGCAAGCGCTTCCGCCGTCTCCACGCCGAGGCCGTGGAAATAGAGATAGCGCGTGTATTCGCCATGCTCGAAGAGCTTGTGCGCTTCCTCGGACGCCCGCGCGCCTACAGTGACGACCGAGAGGCCGATCACGTCGAGTTTCCCTGAGGACTTGGGCAAGAAGAAATCGGCAATAGAGAGTCTGCGGCCCTCGCGCTGGCGTGGAAAGGTGAAGCGCTCGATCTCGCGCTTCGATTCCGGTCCGTCGTAGATGATCACATCGTTGCCGTCGCTCTGGCACGGGAACCAGCCGTAGACGACCTTCGGTTCGAAGACGCCGCTCGCCGCCACCTCATCCTCCAACTTCGCCAGGATGGGACGGAACTTTTCTTCGACCAGCCGTTTGTAGTCTGCCTGCGAAGCCGTCTTGAGCTGCCACTGGTTTTTGAAAAGCGCGGTCTCGTTGATGTAGCCGAACAGCTCGCGCAGGTCGAAATCCTTTTTCACGCGCACGCCCCAGAACGGCGGCACGGGAATGTTGGGCGCGGCGGAGATGGCGGTGGATGGAACCGCGAGTTCCGCAGCGTCGCTCCCAGCGTCTGCCACGGCTGCGCGCACGTACTCCTTCACCTTGCGGCCTTCCGCCATGCGCTTTTCACGCGGACCTTCTGCACCGTCTTTCGTCGTCAGGTCCTGCATGATGTGCAGCCCTGAGAACGCGTCTTCGCCGTAGAAGACGCCGTTGCGATACTCGCGACGCAGGTCGTCTTCCACGTATTTACGCGTGAGCGCGGCCCCGCCACAGATCACCGGGAACTCGAGCGCCTGTTGCGTCAGGTCCTGGAGCACGTACTTCATCTCTACCGTCGACTTGACCAGCAGGCCGCTGAGTCCGATGGCGTCCGCTTTGTGTTCCTGCGCCGCGCGGATGATCGCATCCGCTGGCTGCTTGATGCCGAGGTTCACCACCTTGTAGCCGTTGTTGGAGAGGATGATGTCCACCAGGTTCTTGCCGATATCGTGGACGTCGCCCTTCACCGTGGCGAGCACGATGGTCCCTTTCTGCGAACCGGCAGCCTTCTCCATCTTCGGTTCGAGATACGCGACCGCCTGCTTCATCACCGCGGCGGAGTCGAGCACGGACGGCAGCTGCATCTTGCGCGCGCCGAAGAGTTCGCCCACCGTCCGCATGCCGTCGAGCAGCACGTTGTTGATCAGGTCGAGGGGCGTGTACGTCACCAGCGCATCCTCGAGGATCTGCTCGAGCGAGCGTCGTGTCGCGCCTTCGCCCAACGCCTTCTCGCCCGAGATGATGCAGTGCTTGAGCTTGTCTTCGACCGAGAGCTCTTCGACATGGACTCTCTCGGTCTCGGGCCTCTTCTCCAAGCCTTCGAAGTACGCGATGTACTTCTGCAGCGGGTCGCCATCGGACAGGTCGTGGTAGATAAGCTTGCGTGCCAGCTCAACCTCTACATCAGGGATCTTGTATAACGGATAGATTTTGCTGTAGTTGACGATGGCGATATCCAGGCCGTGATTCACCGCCTCGTGGGTGAAGACAGAGTTCAGCACTCGTCGGGGATATATGTTCAGCCCGAAGCTGATGTTCGAGACGCCGAGGATGGTGTGGCACTCGGGCAGCTCGTGCTTGATCTGGCGGACGGCGTTCAACGTCTCGATGCCGGCATCGCGATATTCGTCCTGCCCGGTCGAGATGGGCAGGGTGAGCGCGTCGAAGATGAGGTCTTGCGGCCGGATGCCGTATTTGTTTGTCGCCAGGTCGAAGATGCGCTTGGCGATGGCGGTCTTCTTCGCTGCGGTGAGCGCCATGCCGTCTTCGTCGATGGTGAGTGCGATCACCCCAGCGCCGTAGCGCTTAGCCATGGGCAGCACTTTCGACGTCCGCTTCTCGCCGTCCTCGAGATTGATGGAATTGATGATGGCCTTGCCGGGGATGCGCTTGAGCGCCTCCTCGATCACGTCAGCCTCGGTGGAGTCGACGAGCACCGGCGCAGGAACGCGTGTAGCGATCTTCTCCAGCACTCCCGTCATGTAGCCCTTCTCGTCTTCCCCGACGATGGCGCAGCACAGGTCGAGCATGTGCGAGCCTTCGGCGACCAGCTTCTTGGCGAGCGCGAGGATGTCGTCATACTTCTTCGCGCGCACGAGGTTGCGGAAACCTTCCACGCGCGTGGTGGTGTTCATCTCTTCCGCCACCACGAGCGGCTTGGGATCGAGGTCGAGCGGGACCATGGAGTAAGCACTCGACGCCGCGCCGGCCAGCGTCACCTCCCGCTTCGCGGGCTCGATCCCGCTGACCGCGCCGACCACCGCCTTCAAATGTTCGGGCGTGGTGCCGCAGCATCCTCCCACGATGCGCACGCCATACTCCGAAACAAAACGCTTGTGGAACTCGGCCAGCTCCGCCGGCGTGAGTCCATAGACCGCTCTTCCGCCGACGTTCTGCGGCAGTCCGGCATTCGGCAGCACGGAGACATGCTTGGGCGAGTTATGGCAGAGATACCGGACCGCGTCGTTCATCTCGCGCGGACCGGTGGCGCAGTTCAGGCCGATGGCGTCCACGTCGTAAGGCTCGAGCGCGGTGAGCGCAGCGCCGATCTCGGTACCGAGCAGCATCGTGCCGGTGGCTTCGAGCGTGACCTGCACCTGTACCGGCAAGCGTTTGCCAGTGTGGCGCATAGCGTCGAACGCCGCGACCAGCGCAGCCTTGCTTTGCAGTAAGTCCTGGCAGGTCTCGATGAGCAAGATGTCGACGCCGGCCTCGATGAGCGCGGTCATCTGTTCGAGATAGCTGGCGACCATCGCGTCGAAGCCAATGTGGCCGAGCGACGGCACCTTCGTGGTGGGGCCGATGGAGCCGGCGACGAAGCGCGGTTTGTCTTTCGTCGAGAACTCTAGAGCGGCTTCTTTCGCCAGCTTCACTGCGGCTCGATTGATCTCGCCGACCTTGGACTCGAGCTGGTACTCGGCGAGCACGACTGACGTCGCGCCGAAGGTGTTCGTCTCGACCACGTCGCAACCCACGGCAAAGAAGCTGGCGTGGATGTCGCGGATGATGTCCGGACGGCTGAGCACAAGCAGCTCGTTGCAGCCCTCTTTGCCCCAGAAGTCGTCAACCGACGGCTGGCGCACCTGGATATTGGTGCCCATGGCGCCGTCGTAGACGATCACGCGCTCGGCAACGTGTTTTAGGAAATCAGACATATAACGTCAAAAGCGCCGCGGAAATCCTGAGTAGCTGGCTTCCCTCCGTGAGTCGCTGGATTCCACTATGTATCAAATCGTAACGCTCGCACACCTTCCCCGACAAACCCGCAACTCTTTGGTGCTGCTCTGCTGTTGGTGTCTGCTCGACAGGATCTCGCGCTAGCGCGCGTGCGCAGAGCGGTTGCCGCCATCCCCCGGCATTCGGTGGGGTACGGAAGACGAAATCGGCGGGTTCAGCGGCAGCACCGGCTGGGCCGGCGTCCCGAGCGGAACCAGGAGCTGCTCCTTGCGATAGATCAAGTTGGACGCGTTGAAGGTCGCGATCTCGAAGCCGTGGCCGTGCGTGATCGCGTCCGTGGGACAAGCCTCCACGCAGTATCCGCAGAAGATGCAGCGGTTGTAATCGATGTTGTAGATCGCGGCGTAGCGCTCGGCGCCGGATATCCGCTTCTCGGCGGTGTTCTCCGCAGCTTCGATGTAGATGCAGTTCGAAGGACACGCCGCGGCGCACAAGAAGCACGCCACGCACTTCTCCAGGCCGTTTTCGTCACGCTGCAATACGTGCACGCCGCGGAACCGCTCCTCGAAGACCGCACCCCGGAGCGGACCCTTGCCGTCGGGATAGTTCTCGACCACCGTCGGGGCAAACATCTCCCGGAAGGTCACCGACATGCCCTTCAGGATCGCCCCTAGTCCCTTGAAGAAGTTGGTCACGGATACAGGATAAATATCCCCGCCCCCGTTGTCGACAAGCGGAGGTACAATTGCGCGCCGCGGACCCCGAAGACCGTTCGCTCGGCGATTCCCGCCCGTCTCCGCTGCCCTCCGGGCTATCGCCGGCAGATGAAGGAGAACGTCCAATGAAGAAGCTCAAGCGGATTTCCCTGCTGCTGGCCATCGTGATTGCGACGATGGCGTCCACGCCGTCACGTCCCGCCTGGCGCATGAAGGCGGATTACATCGAGGCCTGCTCTTGCCACCTCTTCTGCCCATGCTATTTCAACCAGCAGGCGGAACATCCGCACTGCGAATTCAACATGGCCGTCAAAGTTCGCGAGGGTTACTCCGGCAAGACGAACCTTGCGGGAGCGAAGTACTGGCTCACCGGCGATCTGGGCAACGAGTGGGGCACCGCCAAGAAAGGAAAGTGGGTGGTGGTCTCGTTCGACCCCACGACCAGCAAGGAGCAACGCGATGCTCTGGCGCCGATGATCCTCAAGACCTACGGCCTCGAGTGGGGTGAATTGAAAGTCCAGGAAGCGCCCATCGAGATCAGCAACAGTAGCGATATCGCCGAAGCCAAACTTGGCGGCGGCCAGATGGCGCACATGAAGCTGAAGCGCGAGCCGGGAATGGACGGTAAGGGAGTGGTGCTGCGCAACGTGAACTACTTCGGCGCGCAGAAGAACGACGGTTTCTGGATGTACCGCTCCATCAACCATAGCGCCGATGTGATGGGACACAAGTTCGACTACTCCGACCGCAACGCCTTCCTCATCACCATCGATACACACGAGGGCGCGACGGCCGGCGCGATGGGCGGCGGACACAAGTAGCTCAGTCTGGTATGTCTTAAGAAAGCCACGAACAATAGCACTGGCTTACGTGGCGATCAGGGCTATCTACATCGTTATCCACATTGTTCTCAGTGCATCGCTTCATTACGACTCCCTGATTCCCGCTTGGAGGCTGCATTCGTGAGTTCTAGGCGTCTGGCCTGTACGTCGTCGGGTGACGGCTGCCGGTGATCTGGTTCACGTGGTGCTTCAGGTGCTCCACGTAGTCGCGCGCGATGAAGCTTAGCGTGCCGCTCAGGTCGCCGGCGATGGTGCACGGTGTATCGGCGGCCTCAGGCGGCAGGCGCTCGATCACGTGCGCGAGGAACTCGTTGTAGTTCTCCCACAGCCCGACCAGCGTCGCCCATCGCATCTCGTTCGGTTGCTGGATGCGCATGAGGCCATCCTGGTCATAGCCCGGAAACGTTAGCGGCCCGGAGAGCGCGGCGCGGGTGAAGCGCTGATGATTGTTCGAGGCTGAGTCGATGAGGTGCGAGACCAGCTGCTTGCGCGTCCACTTGCCGGGCGCGTAAGGCTTGGCCGCGCCGGCATCGGACATCTTCGTGAGCTGCGGCACGGTCGCGCCAACGACCTCGCGCAGTTCGCGGGCGACCTGCTGGAAGTCGTTGGTCATTTCTTGTCTTGGATGTCGTAGACCAAACCCGCACTCACCGTGATCGGGATCGTTTCCGAGGAAGACAGGTAGTCAAAAGACAGATCATCTAAAGGGCCCGACTGACCGTTGAGACCCGCGGGGGAACTGTATTGCTGGCCGCCGATGGAGACTGAGCGCAGTCTTCCTAAACGCGTGCCCAACTCGCGCGCCGTCTGCTCGGCAAGCGCGCGTCCGTTGCGTAAAGCTTCGGGCATGAGCCGGTCATGGACCGCCGACGCGTCCTTTAGAGCATAGGCGACCGAGCAGAGCATCTGGCCCTGGCAGACGCGGTTCGCTGGAGTATCGACGACGCCGGCGCCGGCCTTTCGCAAGCCGTCGATCGCTCCCGCGACTTTGCGCTCGAAACCTTCTCTATCCTTCAGGTCATCGGCAGTGAAAAAGATGTAAAGGTACTGAGACGCGTCATAGCCGGAGACGGTCTGCGGCCGTGGATTGCCACCGTAGTATGGTGGCCCCGCCGATCCAATGCGGTTTGGAGTGAGACGGG is a window encoding:
- the tadA gene encoding tRNA adenosine(34) deaminase TadA; its protein translation is MESHAQQDILYMEEALREAAKAQAAGDVPVGAVVVRAGEIVGRGHNRNLLDNDPVAHAEIVALRAAGAAIGNHRLLDCELYVTIEPCAMCAGAMTHARIRRLIYGADDPKAGAVHSVMNVLNAPELNHKMEVAWGVLSGRCAEIMQTFFRERRRKADAESLKQE
- a CDS encoding DinB family protein, with the translated sequence MTNDFQQVARELREVVGATVPQLTKMSDAGAAKPYAPGKWTRKQLVSHLIDSASNNHQRFTRAALSGPLTFPGYDQDGLMRIQQPNEMRWATLVGLWENYNEFLAHVIERLPPEAADTPCTIAGDLSGTLSFIARDYVEHLKHHVNQITGSRHPTTYRPDA
- a CDS encoding DUF1326 domain-containing protein encodes the protein MKKLKRISLLLAIVIATMASTPSRPAWRMKADYIEACSCHLFCPCYFNQQAEHPHCEFNMAVKVREGYSGKTNLAGAKYWLTGDLGNEWGTAKKGKWVVVSFDPTTSKEQRDALAPMILKTYGLEWGELKVQEAPIEISNSSDIAEAKLGGGQMAHMKLKREPGMDGKGVVLRNVNYFGAQKNDGFWMYRSINHSADVMGHKFDYSDRNAFLITIDTHEGATAGAMGGGHK
- a CDS encoding SIMPL domain-containing protein, whose product is MLPVAEEALGQNQAKGKEIEKALSSLGLKDKARLTPNRIGSAGPPYYGGNPRPQTVSGYDASQYLYIFFTADDLKDREGFERKVAGAIDGLRKAGAGVVDTPANRVCQGQMLCSVAYALKDASAVHDRLMPEALRNGRALAEQTARELGTRLGRLRSVSIGGQQYSSPAGLNGQSGPLDDLSFDYLSSSETIPITVSAGLVYDIQDKK
- a CDS encoding tetratricopeptide repeat-containing serine/threonine-protein kinase; the encoded protein is MVGRTISHYRILEKLGGGGMGVVYKAEDVNLKRMVALKFLSEDLYKDPKALERFEREARAAALLNHPNICGIYEIEEDEGKPVLVMEYLEGEPLSKHIGGKQMDARELVDIAVKVADALEAAHEQGIIHRDIKPANIYLTPRGPKVLDFGLAKVMEPPPAAAAPDDDTAVGLPHADETLSTADQMPGTAFYMSPEQVKGDELDPRSDLFSFGIVLYEMATGQRPFRGKNVVLTLHAILHKKPPAPRQVNPRVPPHLETIIGKALEKDRNKRYQSANELRQDLEVVQRELELLATGGKLPSRLNAGSTGAFRSGSRRSRYLQAAMAVALLLAVVVIIALWNKRTRGGGTVHAGLNTVAVLPFQNATHDASIDFLRLALADEVASTLTYSPSLEVRPVASSERYADKDPQQAGKELRVGTVLAGHFLRSGDETRVTVEAIDVESNRLLWKGEVTAPAKDLTPLQEKLATLVRRELLPALGVSSVESATRPRNADAYDLFLRSVSIPHDAAPNKEAISNLERAVGLDPSYAPAWDALGRRYYYDASYAGGGRETFQKSNAAHERALSLDPNLVPASAHLTRNWVEQGELAKAYQKAQELVKQRPKSAEAHFTLAYVLRYAGLLNSAAKECDAAMGLDPGNYVFRSCAFAFLEQGDANRAMEYLHLDFGSEWVTNVLPTVLLRQGKNDEAREASTKVARNTVWFGDMLRACLDGKQGGEAQQLAQAAAPVLLGLRDPELKYYQATVLAYCGQKELATQLLRSSVAQNYCATEALEKDPLLEQIRGEADFEALRDAGKRCSAAIPSGSE
- the nuoI gene encoding NADH-quinone oxidoreductase subunit NuoI; this encodes MSVTFREMFAPTVVENYPDGKGPLRGAVFEERFRGVHVLQRDENGLEKCVACFLCAAACPSNCIYIEAAENTAEKRISGAERYAAIYNIDYNRCIFCGYCVEACPTDAITHGHGFEIATFNASNLIYRKEQLLVPLGTPAQPVLPLNPPISSSVPHRMPGDGGNRSAHAR
- the metH gene encoding methionine synthase, whose translation is MSDFLKHVAERVIVYDGAMGTNIQVRQPSVDDFWGKEGCNELLVLSRPDIIRDIHASFFAVGCDVVETNTFGATSVVLAEYQLESKVGEINRAAVKLAKEAALEFSTKDKPRFVAGSIGPTTKVPSLGHIGFDAMVASYLEQMTALIEAGVDILLIETCQDLLQSKAALVAAFDAMRHTGKRLPVQVQVTLEATGTMLLGTEIGAALTALEPYDVDAIGLNCATGPREMNDAVRYLCHNSPKHVSVLPNAGLPQNVGGRAVYGLTPAELAEFHKRFVSEYGVRIVGGCCGTTPEHLKAVVGAVSGIEPAKREVTLAGAASSAYSMVPLDLDPKPLVVAEEMNTTTRVEGFRNLVRAKKYDDILALAKKLVAEGSHMLDLCCAIVGEDEKGYMTGVLEKIATRVPAPVLVDSTEADVIEEALKRIPGKAIINSINLEDGEKRTSKVLPMAKRYGAGVIALTIDEDGMALTAAKKTAIAKRIFDLATNKYGIRPQDLIFDALTLPISTGQDEYRDAGIETLNAVRQIKHELPECHTILGVSNISFGLNIYPRRVLNSVFTHEAVNHGLDIAIVNYSKIYPLYKIPDVEVELARKLIYHDLSDGDPLQKYIAYFEGLEKRPETERVHVEELSVEDKLKHCIISGEKALGEGATRRSLEQILEDALVTYTPLDLINNVLLDGMRTVGELFGARKMQLPSVLDSAAVMKQAVAYLEPKMEKAAGSQKGTIVLATVKGDVHDIGKNLVDIILSNNGYKVVNLGIKQPADAIIRAAQEHKADAIGLSGLLVKSTVEMKYVLQDLTQQALEFPVICGGAALTRKYVEDDLRREYRNGVFYGEDAFSGLHIMQDLTTKDGAEGPREKRMAEGRKVKEYVRAAVADAGSDAAELAVPSTAISAAPNIPVPPFWGVRVKKDFDLRELFGYINETALFKNQWQLKTASQADYKRLVEEKFRPILAKLEDEVAASGVFEPKVVYGWFPCQSDGNDVIIYDGPESKREIERFTFPRQREGRRLSIADFFLPKSSGKLDVIGLSVVTVGARASEEAHKLFEHGEYTRYLYFHGLGVETAEALAELLHKKMREEIGIAGDDAARVTDLFHQKYRGSRYSFGYPACPNLEDQTKIFALLKPEENIGVHLSSGFQLEPEQSTSAIVVHHPQAKYFVV
- a CDS encoding agmatine deiminase family protein, which produces MASANTLRMPAEWEPHAATWIAWPHKESDWPGKLACIPWIYAEIVRWIAKGERCEILVRDVKQERTARDVLIRSNVPLSNVRFHRCPTDRVWTRDSGPIFVMREYAKRENAKRGGELVATHWKFNAWAKYPDWKKDQHLPEFVANRLGAPRLLVEHEARHVVLEGGSIDVNGRGTLLTTEECLLSRKQARNPRLSRRDLEWVFATYLGATNVIWLKRGIVGDDTHGHVDDTARFVAPRTVVAAVEYNKKDANYSALQQNLRDLKRATDQDGKRLEVVELPMPRPIVMEGQRLPASYANFYIANAAVLAPIFGDPNDRIALDSLTHLFPTRAIVPVYSRDFIWGLGAMHCMTQQQPA
- a CDS encoding carbon-nitrogen hydrolase; protein product: MSSGPDPEANVAKAVARVKDAARQGAHIVCLPELFRTQYFCQREDAALFDLAEPVPGPTTQALAQAAKDNKVVVIASVFEKRARGIYHNTAAVIDADGSIKGIYRKMHIPDDPLYYEKFYFTPGDLGFKAFDTAAGRIGTLVCWDQWYPEGARLTALQGAHVIFYPTAIGWHPAEKAQFGKAQHDAWRTIQRAHAIANGVYVAVVNRVGFETGDIRGNRAEGKGLEFWGGSFLCDPFGTVLAEASHDREEILIAEVDLARLEDVRRNWPFLRDRRIDSYSSITQRFID